AAACCTGTATTTGCTTaaacatatgcagcctgcataacaccatataaagcatgtcatgacattggtcaagacattaaacacccaggtatgttttaccaaaaaTGCAGACAACATGAAAAcacttacaatctccccctttggaaaaAAGCATACACAAATAGCATACACTACTACTACCATCCGTATGCATACATCAACCACAACTGCTGATACTTCTACACAACAATCATCAAAGCACATAACATGGCTATACTACCACTACAACCATACCACATGAGCAGCTGTCAAGTATAACAAAAATAAACTACTATACTACACACAATCATATTAATCAGATCAACACAAAATAAGCATcggaattgttgatcacacatgcttgttgttctggggtgacatttactactccccctgtttggccacaaaagttgccaaagcaaGCAATCcccttttttttataaagaaatttatgatttctcATAGATGCAGACTCCTAACTTGCTTCGCAAGTTTTCAAACTATGTTCCAAGCAAATCACTTTGTCTTCTACAAGTTCTCTAATAAAGTGATGTCTGATATCAACATGTTTAGTTCTACTATGCTGAATCGGATTCTTGGAGATGTTGATAGCACTGAGATTGTCACAGTACAGAGCCATGACATTCTGTGTAACATTGTATTCAGTCAttatttgtttcatccaaactaGTTGAGAACAGATATTACCAGCTGTTATGTATTATGCTTCAGCAGTTGATAACGAGACACAATTATGCTTCTCGCTAAACCATGATATGAGATTATTTCCTAAGAAGAAACACCCTCCAGATGTGTTTTTTCTATCATCAGCACTTCTATCCATGTCAGCATCACAATACCCAGTTAGGATAGGGTCACACCCGTGAGTGTATAATATGCCATGGTCAGAAGTTCCATTTAcatatttgaagattctcttgacTTGGTTTATGTGACTTAccttgggttctgcttgatatctAGCACATAATCCGACTGCAAATGCAATATCTGGTCTGCTGGCTGTTAGATATAGCAAACTTCCAATCATGCTCCTGTACAAACTCTGGTCAACACTTGTGCCCCCTTCATCTTTAGATAACTTTAGGTGTGTTGGagcaggagttcttttgtgactaACACTATCCATTCCAAATTTTTTGACTATGTTCTTGGCATATTTGCTTTGAGACAAAAAAAAGGAGTCTTCCATTttcttaatttgtagtccaaggaaGTATGCCAAATCTCCAACCATACTCATTTCATACTCAGTCTGCATTTGACTGACAATGTGTTTTACCATTCCATCTGACATTCCAC
The Vicia villosa cultivar HV-30 ecotype Madison, WI linkage group LG6, Vvil1.0, whole genome shotgun sequence genome window above contains:
- the LOC131614055 gene encoding uncharacterized mitochondrial protein AtMg00810-like, with the translated sequence MIAQIYVDDIVFGGMSDGMVKHIVSQMQTEYEMSMVGDLAYFLGLQIKKMEDSFFLSQSKYAKNIVKKFGMDSVSHKRTPAPTHLKLSKDEGGTSVDQSLYRSMIGSLLYLTASRPDIAFAVGLCARYQAEPKVSHINQVKRIFKYVNGTSDHGILYTHGCDPILTGYCDADMDRSADDRKNTSGGCFFLGNNLISWFSEKHNCVSLSTAEA